Proteins encoded by one window of Electrophorus electricus isolate fEleEle1 chromosome 17, fEleEle1.pri, whole genome shotgun sequence:
- the dnajb13 gene encoding dnaJ homolog subfamily B member 13 produces the protein MSRDYYAALEINRNASDAEIKKSYRQLALKYHPHNNGQPGACDKFNELAEAYDVLSDPRKKATYDKFGEEGLKGGIPPEAAANGAWSSRYVYHGNPDKTFRQFFGGDNPFADFHTACRADVNIGFGGLRGRGIKKQDPPIERDLHLALEDLFYGSTKKIKISRRVINEDGHASSIKDKILTITVKPGWNEGMHITFPKEGDQGPNNIPADIIFTVRHKPHPWFTRQNNNLVYTANISLEQALTGFSVEVVTLDGRLLNIPVNDIVHPQYSKVVTGEGMPSSSNPATRGDLIIRFNTHYPEKLSAEKKRLLKQALAL, from the exons ATGAGCAGAGACTATTACGCTGCGTTGGAAATCAACAGAAATGCATCTGATGCAGAGATCAAAAAGTC GTATCGTCAACTAGCGTTGAAATATCATCCGCACAATAACGGTCAACCGGGTGCGTGTGACAAATTCAATGAGCTTGCTGAAGCTTATGATGTTCTCAGTGACC CGCGGAAAAAGGCCACATATGATAAATTTGGTGAGGAGGGCCTTAAAGGAGGAATCCCACCGGAAGCAGCAGCTAATGGAGCGTGGTCATCCAGATATGTCTACCATGGAAACCCTGATAAAACATTCAGACAGTTCTTTGGAGGGGACAATCCTTTTGCTG ATTTTCACACTGCCTGTAGAGCTGATGTGAACATTGGTTTTGGAGGCCTTCGAGGACGAGGGATTAAAAAGCAGGATCCCCCTATAGAGCGGGATCTTCATTTAGCCTTAGAGGACCTTTTTTACGGCTCCACCAAGAAGATAAAAATATCCCGACGT GTGATTAATGAAGATGGACATGCATCCAGCATCAAAGACAAGATTTTAACCATCACTGTGAAACCAGGCTGGAATGAGGGGATGCACATCACATTTCCCAAAGAGGGAGACCAG GGCCCAAACAACATCCCAGCAGATATCATTTTCACTGTTCGCCATAAGCCACATCCTTGGTTTACTCGGCAAAACAATAACTTAGTTTACACTGCAAATATATCTCTAGAGCAG GCACTGACTGGATTTTCAGTGGAAGTGGTAACACTGGATGGCAGACTTCTTAACATTCCTGTCAATGACATTGTACA CCCACAGTACAGCAAAGTGGTGACAGGAGAAGGAATGCCTTCATCAAGCAATCCAGCTACTAGGGGAGATCTGATCATCCGGTTCAACACTCACTACCCAGAGAAGCTTTCAGCTGAGAAGAAGCGGCTACTGAAGCAAGCCCTTGCCTTGTAA
- the ucp2 gene encoding mitochondrial uncoupling protein 2 — translation MVGFGPTDVPPTAAVKFVGAGTAACIADLVTFPLDTAKVRLQIQGESSSAEKASRAQALKYRGVFGTITTMVRTEGPRSLYSGLVAGLQRQMSFASVRIGLYDSVKQFYTKGSDHVGIGCRLLAGCTTGAMAVAVAQPTDVVKVRFQAQVSSCEANKRYHGTMEAYRTIAKEEGFRGLWKGTGPNIARNAIVNCTELVTYDLIKDALLRSTPLTDDLPCHFTSAFGAGFCTTVIASPVDVVKTRYMNSAHGQYSSALNCAVAMLTKEGPMAFYKGFMPSFLRLGSWNVVMFVTYEQLKRAMMAARHNWATPL, via the exons atggttggCTTTGGACCTACTGATGTGCCTCCGACCGCTGCGGTGAAGTTCGTTGGCGCTGGAACTGCGGCCTGCATTGCTGACCTGGTCACCTTTCCTTTGGACACAGCCAAAGTCAGGCTCCAG ATCCAAGGGGAGAGCAGCAGTGCTGAGAAAGCGAGTCGCGCGCAGGCTCTTAAGTACCGCGGCGTCTTCGGCACCATCACCACTATGGTGCGCACGGAGGGACCTCGGAGTCTGTACAGCGGGCTCGTTGCCGGGCTACAACGGCAGATGAGCTTCGCCTCTGTCCGCATCGGCCTCTACGACTCGGTCAAGCAGTTCTACACCAAGGGCTCAGATC ATGTGGGGATTGGCTGTCGCCTGCTGGCAGGCTGTACCACCGGGGCGATGGCGGTCGCTGTGGCCCAACCTACAGATGTGGTGAAGGTCCGCTTTCAGGCTCAGGTTAGCTCTTGTGAAGCTAACAAACGCTACCACGGCACCATGGAGGCCTATCGGACCATTGCTAAAGAAGAGGGATTCCGTGGCTTGTGGAAAG GAACTGGCCCAAACATCGCCCGCAATGCCATTGTGAATTGTACTGAACTGGTGACCTATGACCTCATTAAGGATGCTCTTCTGAGATCTACACCCTTGACTG ATGATCTTCCATGCCACTTCACATCTGCATTTGGTGCTGGTTTCTGCACCACGGTCATCGCTTCTCCAGTTGATGTTGTGAAAACAAGATACATGAACTCTGCCCATGGTCAGTACAGCAGTGCCCTGAACTGTGCTGTTGCCATGTTGACCAAAGAGGGGCCTATGGCTTTCTACAAAGg ATTCATGCCTTCTTTCCTGAGGCTGGGCTCCTGGAATGTGGTGATGTTCGTCACATATGAGCAGCTGAAACGTGCCATGATGGCAGCTCGCCATAACTGGGCTACCCCTCTTTAA